One segment of Pseudomonadota bacterium DNA contains the following:
- a CDS encoding ornithine cyclodeaminase family protein, producing the protein MELKVFNAQAVAEGTPWVPMIDAIRDAFRAAGVSPMRHHHAVPGVAEGDDDLTLLLMPAWHGQGGAFGLKVAALSPTNASVGLPTLHGVYLLFEPGTGVPRALLDAGALTARRTAAASALASRYLSRENAQTLFVIGTGRVARELISAHCAVRPIREVRVWGRRPERAQALVEAVSAELDAGQRCVSVADVASGAAGADIISAATGAKAPLLRSEWVEDGTHVDLVGAYTPAMCEADPALVGRSDQVFIDTWEGARDEAGDLLQAISAGAFSFDSVAGDLYQMCAHDGGTLLRRSAQEITLYKSVGTALQDLAAAELCVTRAP; encoded by the coding sequence ATGGAGCTGAAGGTATTCAACGCACAGGCGGTGGCCGAGGGCACGCCCTGGGTGCCCATGATCGATGCTATCCGTGACGCTTTCCGGGCCGCGGGCGTCTCGCCGATGCGTCATCACCATGCGGTGCCCGGCGTCGCCGAGGGAGACGACGACCTGACCTTGTTGCTGATGCCTGCCTGGCACGGCCAGGGCGGGGCCTTCGGTCTCAAGGTCGCAGCGCTCTCGCCTACGAACGCATCCGTTGGGTTGCCCACCTTGCACGGGGTGTACCTGTTGTTCGAGCCGGGCACCGGGGTGCCGCGGGCGCTGCTGGATGCGGGCGCCCTCACGGCCAGGCGCACGGCCGCTGCCTCCGCCCTGGCCTCGCGCTACCTTTCCCGCGAGAACGCGCAGACCTTGTTCGTGATCGGCACCGGTCGGGTCGCACGGGAGCTGATCAGCGCTCACTGCGCGGTGCGCCCGATCCGTGAGGTGCGCGTGTGGGGGCGGCGCCCCGAGCGGGCGCAGGCCTTGGTGGAGGCCGTCAGCGCAGAGCTCGACGCCGGGCAACGGTGCGTGAGCGTGGCGGACGTGGCCAGCGGCGCGGCCGGAGCGGACATCATCAGTGCTGCCACCGGCGCCAAAGCGCCGCTCCTGCGCAGCGAATGGGTGGAGGATGGCACGCACGTGGATCTGGTGGGGGCTTACACCCCTGCAATGTGCGAGGCGGACCCGGCGTTGGTGGGACGGTCCGACCAGGTGTTCATCGATACGTGGGAGGGCGCACGCGATGAGGCGGGCGATCTGCTGCAAGCGATCTCCGCTGGTGCCTTCTCGTTTGATTCGGTGGCGGGCGATCTGTATCAGATGTGCGCACACGATGGGGGCACCCTGCTGCGGCGGAGCGCACAGGAGATCACCCTCTACAAGTCCGTCGGCACGGCCCTGCAGGATCTGGCCGCGGCTGAGTTGTGCGTCACGCGCGCCCCATAG